A portion of the Callithrix jacchus isolate 240 chromosome 13, calJac240_pri, whole genome shotgun sequence genome contains these proteins:
- the LOC108587923 gene encoding beta-defensin 106A — protein MRKFLFLFAVFFFLTPARNAVFDERCHRLKGTCVGYCKKNEEIIALCQKSLKCCLTIQPCGKIRED, from the exons ATGAGGaaattcctctttctctttgctgtgttcttctttctgACCCCAG CCAGA AATGCAGTTTTTGATGAGAGATGCCATAGACTTAAAGGGACATGCGTGGGTTAttgtaagaaaaatgaagaaattatcgCCCTCTGCCAGAAGTCTCTGAAATGCTGTCTGACCATCCAGCCATGTGGGAAGATTAGAGAAGATTAA
- the LOC100408820 gene encoding beta-defensin 107A, with protein MPGAMRIFFFIFAALILLAHIFPARTAIHRALICKRLEGHCEAECLSFEVKIGGCRAELTPFCCKNRKKH; from the exons ATGCCTGGAGCCatgagaatatttttctttatttttgctgctCTCATTCTTCTTGCTCACATTTTCCCAG CCAGGACAGCAATTCATAGAGCACTGATTTGTAAGAGACTGGAAGGTCACTGTGAAGCTGAATGTCTTAGTTTTGAAGTAAAGATTGGGGGCTGTAGAGCTGAATTGACACCGTTTTGctgcaaaaacagaaagaagcatTAA